The following are encoded together in the Zingiber officinale cultivar Zhangliang chromosome 8A, Zo_v1.1, whole genome shotgun sequence genome:
- the LOC122009770 gene encoding uncharacterized protein LOC122009770 isoform X1, producing the protein MRNASSDLDRSTPVVGAWSGAWTREHGACGPASGEDGAKLGLGLGDCSGSGGRPLLLESSPLLAFCCGEGKRKESESKQESPEEEEEEDMAICYYLCMFYIFLIKDNLEIYISINSNLLKNEHWNGNRRSRAIIETAEMKEPRPRNEGRGWSITVRAKSKGLDLRLSASNLFPHWNGSGGGGERISFFLRLRRRFFLQVESQNQRPARRVPALPNASSVKPLELAKRIFRRPRWFSRKKAAPKPGASSAIAKQHQLQDLVAAMAGILSLMKKKKKNRLGISIHAFASLIFVQEFRNTISRAEDAAEEKDDAGIESTGSVHLRDEKL; encoded by the exons ATGCGGAATGCGAGCTCCGATCTGGACCGCAGTACGCCGGTGGTAGGAGCCTGGAGTGGGGCTTGGACGAGGGAACATGGGGCGTGTGGCCCGGCCAGCGGCGAGGATGGAGCAAAATTGGGGTTAGGTTTGGGCGACTGCAGCGGATCTGGCGGCCGTCCGTTGCTTCTCGAATCGTCGCCCTTGCTCGCCTTTTGCTGCGGTGAAGGGAAGAGAAAGGAGAGTGAGAGCAAGCAAGAATcaccggaggaggaggaggaggaggatatgGCCATATGTTATTATTTATGtatgttttatatatttttaattaaggatAACCTGgaaatatatatatctataaataGCAACTTGTTGAAAAATGAACACTGGAACGGAAACCGCCGCTCTCGGGCCATCATCGAAACGGCGGAGATGAAGGAGCCGCGGCCGCGCAATGAGGGTCGGGGATGGAGCATCACCGTCCGCGCCAAATCCAAGGGCCTGGATCTGCGTCTCAGCGCATCGAACCTTTTCCCCCACTGGAACGGCAGCGGTGGAGGCGGCGAAAGgatctccttcttcctccgccTCCGCCGCCGATTCTTCCTCCAAGTCGAGTCCCAGAACCAGCGCCCTGCGCGCCGAGTCCCGGCCCTGCCAAATGCCTCCTCGGTGAAGCCGCTCGAGTTGGCGAAGAGGATCTTCCGGCGACCGAGATGGTTTTCCCGGAAGAAAGCGGCTCCCAAACCTGGAGCTTCCTCGGCCATTGCAAAGCAGCACCAG TTGCAGGATTTAGTTGCAGCAATGGCAGGAATCCTTTccttgatgaagaagaagaagaagaatcgacTTGGCATTTCGATCCATGCTTTTGCTTCCTTGATCTT tgttcaggaatttaggaacacaataagtcgagcggaagatgctgCAGAGGAGAAGGATGATGCGGGAATcgagtcaacgggctcggtgcatctgagggatgagaagctgtga
- the LOC122009770 gene encoding uncharacterized protein LOC122009770 isoform X4, translating into MRNASSDLDRSTPVVGAWSGAWTREHGACGPASGEDGAKLGLGLGDCSGSGGRPLLLESSPLLAFCCGEGKRKESESKQESPEEEEEEDMAICYYLCMFYIFLIKDNLEIYISINSNLLKNEHWNGNRRSRAIIETAEMKEPRPRNEGRGWSITVRAKSKGLDLRLSASNLFPHWNGSGGGGERISFFLRLRRRFFLQVESQNQRPARRVPALPNASSVKPLELAKRIFRRPRWFSRKKAAPKPGASSAIAKQHQEFRNTISRAEDAAEEKDDAGIESTGSVHLRDEKL; encoded by the exons ATGCGGAATGCGAGCTCCGATCTGGACCGCAGTACGCCGGTGGTAGGAGCCTGGAGTGGGGCTTGGACGAGGGAACATGGGGCGTGTGGCCCGGCCAGCGGCGAGGATGGAGCAAAATTGGGGTTAGGTTTGGGCGACTGCAGCGGATCTGGCGGCCGTCCGTTGCTTCTCGAATCGTCGCCCTTGCTCGCCTTTTGCTGCGGTGAAGGGAAGAGAAAGGAGAGTGAGAGCAAGCAAGAATcaccggaggaggaggaggaggaggatatgGCCATATGTTATTATTTATGtatgttttatatatttttaattaaggatAACCTGgaaatatatatatctataaataGCAACTTGTTGAAAAATGAACACTGGAACGGAAACCGCCGCTCTCGGGCCATCATCGAAACGGCGGAGATGAAGGAGCCGCGGCCGCGCAATGAGGGTCGGGGATGGAGCATCACCGTCCGCGCCAAATCCAAGGGCCTGGATCTGCGTCTCAGCGCATCGAACCTTTTCCCCCACTGGAACGGCAGCGGTGGAGGCGGCGAAAGgatctccttcttcctccgccTCCGCCGCCGATTCTTCCTCCAAGTCGAGTCCCAGAACCAGCGCCCTGCGCGCCGAGTCCCGGCCCTGCCAAATGCCTCCTCGGTGAAGCCGCTCGAGTTGGCGAAGAGGATCTTCCGGCGACCGAGATGGTTTTCCCGGAAGAAAGCGGCTCCCAAACCTGGAGCTTCCTCGGCCATTGCAAAGCAGCACCAG gaatttaggaacacaataagtcgagcggaagatgctgCAGAGGAGAAGGATGATGCGGGAATcgagtcaacgggctcggtgcatctgagggatgagaagctgtga
- the LOC122009770 gene encoding uncharacterized protein LOC122009770 isoform X2: protein MRNASSDLDRSTPVVGAWSGAWTREHGACGPASGEDGAKLGLGLGDCSGSGGRPLLLESSPLLAFCCGEGKRKESESKQESPEEEEEEDMAICYYLCMFYIFLIKDNLEIYISINSNLLKNEHWNGNRRSRAIIETAEMKEPRPRNEGRGWSITVRAKSKGLDLRLSASNLFPHWNGSGGGGERISFFLRLRRRFFLQVESQNQRPARRVPALPNASSVKPLELAKRIFRRPRWFSRKKAAPKPGASSAIAKQHQDLVAAMAGILSLMKKKKKNRLGISIHAFASLIFVQEFRNTISRAEDAAEEKDDAGIESTGSVHLRDEKL from the exons ATGCGGAATGCGAGCTCCGATCTGGACCGCAGTACGCCGGTGGTAGGAGCCTGGAGTGGGGCTTGGACGAGGGAACATGGGGCGTGTGGCCCGGCCAGCGGCGAGGATGGAGCAAAATTGGGGTTAGGTTTGGGCGACTGCAGCGGATCTGGCGGCCGTCCGTTGCTTCTCGAATCGTCGCCCTTGCTCGCCTTTTGCTGCGGTGAAGGGAAGAGAAAGGAGAGTGAGAGCAAGCAAGAATcaccggaggaggaggaggaggaggatatgGCCATATGTTATTATTTATGtatgttttatatatttttaattaaggatAACCTGgaaatatatatatctataaataGCAACTTGTTGAAAAATGAACACTGGAACGGAAACCGCCGCTCTCGGGCCATCATCGAAACGGCGGAGATGAAGGAGCCGCGGCCGCGCAATGAGGGTCGGGGATGGAGCATCACCGTCCGCGCCAAATCCAAGGGCCTGGATCTGCGTCTCAGCGCATCGAACCTTTTCCCCCACTGGAACGGCAGCGGTGGAGGCGGCGAAAGgatctccttcttcctccgccTCCGCCGCCGATTCTTCCTCCAAGTCGAGTCCCAGAACCAGCGCCCTGCGCGCCGAGTCCCGGCCCTGCCAAATGCCTCCTCGGTGAAGCCGCTCGAGTTGGCGAAGAGGATCTTCCGGCGACCGAGATGGTTTTCCCGGAAGAAAGCGGCTCCCAAACCTGGAGCTTCCTCGGCCATTGCAAAGCAGCACCAG GATTTAGTTGCAGCAATGGCAGGAATCCTTTccttgatgaagaagaagaagaagaatcgacTTGGCATTTCGATCCATGCTTTTGCTTCCTTGATCTT tgttcaggaatttaggaacacaataagtcgagcggaagatgctgCAGAGGAGAAGGATGATGCGGGAATcgagtcaacgggctcggtgcatctgagggatgagaagctgtga
- the LOC122009770 gene encoding uncharacterized protein LOC122009770 isoform X3: MRNASSDLDRSTPVVGAWSGAWTREHGACGPASGEDGAKLGLGLGDCSGSGGRPLLLESSPLLAFCCGEGKRKESESKQESPEEEEEEDMAICYYLCMFYIFLIKDNLEIYISINSNLLKNEHWNGNRRSRAIIETAEMKEPRPRNEGRGWSITVRAKSKGLDLRLSASNLFPHWNGSGGGGERISFFLRLRRRFFLQVESQNQRPARRVPALPNASSVKPLELAKRIFRRPRWFSRKKAAPKPGASSAIAKQHQLQDLVAAMAGILSLMKKKKKNRLGISIHAFASLILNLGTQ; the protein is encoded by the exons ATGCGGAATGCGAGCTCCGATCTGGACCGCAGTACGCCGGTGGTAGGAGCCTGGAGTGGGGCTTGGACGAGGGAACATGGGGCGTGTGGCCCGGCCAGCGGCGAGGATGGAGCAAAATTGGGGTTAGGTTTGGGCGACTGCAGCGGATCTGGCGGCCGTCCGTTGCTTCTCGAATCGTCGCCCTTGCTCGCCTTTTGCTGCGGTGAAGGGAAGAGAAAGGAGAGTGAGAGCAAGCAAGAATcaccggaggaggaggaggaggaggatatgGCCATATGTTATTATTTATGtatgttttatatatttttaattaaggatAACCTGgaaatatatatatctataaataGCAACTTGTTGAAAAATGAACACTGGAACGGAAACCGCCGCTCTCGGGCCATCATCGAAACGGCGGAGATGAAGGAGCCGCGGCCGCGCAATGAGGGTCGGGGATGGAGCATCACCGTCCGCGCCAAATCCAAGGGCCTGGATCTGCGTCTCAGCGCATCGAACCTTTTCCCCCACTGGAACGGCAGCGGTGGAGGCGGCGAAAGgatctccttcttcctccgccTCCGCCGCCGATTCTTCCTCCAAGTCGAGTCCCAGAACCAGCGCCCTGCGCGCCGAGTCCCGGCCCTGCCAAATGCCTCCTCGGTGAAGCCGCTCGAGTTGGCGAAGAGGATCTTCCGGCGACCGAGATGGTTTTCCCGGAAGAAAGCGGCTCCCAAACCTGGAGCTTCCTCGGCCATTGCAAAGCAGCACCAG TTGCAGGATTTAGTTGCAGCAATGGCAGGAATCCTTTccttgatgaagaagaagaagaagaatcgacTTGGCATTTCGATCCATGCTTTTGCTTCCTTGATCTT gaatttaggaacacaataa